The following coding sequences are from one Methanococcoides orientis window:
- the rpmC gene encoding 50S ribosomal protein L29 gives MAILRTKEIRDMNPHERVDELEKIRSELIRERALASAGGAPDNPGRIGELRRTVAKIKTIQNELKEI, from the coding sequence ATGGCAATTCTTCGTACAAAAGAAATAAGGGATATGAACCCACACGAACGTGTGGACGAACTTGAGAAGATCCGAAGTGAGCTTATCCGTGAGCGCGCACTTGCATCAGCAGGTGGAGCTCCTGATAATCCAGGTAGGATCGGTGAGCTTAGAAGGACAGTTGCAAAGATCAAAACGATCCAGAACGAACTGAAGGAGATCTGA
- the rnp1 gene encoding ribonuclease P protein component 1 has translation MEASASNLIFHELIGLVTEIIESTNPTLNNIKGRVVNETRNMLVIETEDMEEKMVPKEGTVFIFHIPSHSANQDQRVITDGKLLLSQPENRVKNLKKIRMR, from the coding sequence TTGGAAGCATCGGCTTCTAATCTGATTTTCCACGAGCTTATCGGGCTTGTTACGGAAATAATCGAGTCAACAAATCCCACACTAAATAACATAAAAGGCAGAGTGGTCAACGAGACACGCAATATGCTTGTGATCGAAACGGAAGATATGGAAGAGAAAATGGTTCCTAAAGAGGGAACTGTTTTTATATTTCATATCCCATCCCATTCTGCTAATCAAGATCAACGTGTTATAACAGACGGGAAATTATTGCTCTCACAACCCGAGAATAGAGTCAAGAATCTTAAGAAAATACGCATGAGGTAA
- a CDS encoding 30S ribosomal protein S17 encodes MAKDIGLDVPEPSKECDDVNCPFHGNLSVRGQILVGTVVSDKMDKTVVIQQRREKLINKYQRYEKRQSKIHAHNPPCIDAKVGDIVTFAECRPLSKTKSYVVVKSEVQA; translated from the coding sequence ATGGCAAAAGATATTGGATTGGATGTACCAGAGCCGTCCAAGGAATGTGATGACGTAAATTGTCCATTCCACGGCAACCTCTCCGTAAGGGGACAGATCCTCGTCGGTACTGTTGTAAGCGACAAGATGGACAAGACAGTGGTCATTCAACAAAGGCGTGAAAAGCTGATAAATAAATACCAGAGATATGAGAAGAGGCAATCAAAGATCCACGCTCACAATCCACCATGCATCGATGCAAAGGTTGGAGATATTGTGACATTCGCTGAATGTCGCCCTCTCAGCAAAACCAAATCATATGTAGTCGTTAAGTCGGAGGTGCAGGCGTGA
- a CDS encoding 50S ribosomal protein L14, which yields MRGIRSTIPRALNAGAKIECVDNTGARTVEIISVKKYRGVKNRMPKAGIGDMCVVSVKKGTPEMRKQIIYAVVVRQKKEFRRPDGLRVSFEDNAVVIVDDKGIPKGTDIKGPVAREAAERFPKIGTTASMIV from the coding sequence GTGAGGGGTATTCGTTCAACGATCCCACGCGCACTGAATGCCGGCGCTAAGATCGAATGTGTTGATAACACTGGTGCACGTACTGTAGAGATCATCTCAGTCAAAAAGTACCGAGGTGTAAAGAACAGGATGCCAAAGGCAGGTATTGGCGACATGTGTGTCGTATCTGTAAAGAAGGGTACTCCTGAGATGCGCAAGCAGATCATTTACGCAGTCGTTGTACGCCAAAAGAAGGAATTCCGCCGCCCGGATGGTCTGAGAGTAAGTTTCGAAGACAACGCGGTAGTGATCGTAGATGATAAGGGTATCCCAAAGGGAACCGACATCAAAGGTCCTGTTGCAAGAGAAGCAGCAGAAAGATTCCCAAAGATCGGTACAACAGCATCCATGATCGTATGA